The genomic DNA GGGGGAGCTGGGCCTGGTCGACCAGCGTGTCGGCGCCGACCCGTGCCGCGAGGTCGGCTGCCTCCTCGAGCAGCTCGACCGCCTCGGCGTGCCGCCCCTCGCGCAGGGCGACAACGCCGAGGTTGCACGTGGCCTCGGCGACGCCGCGCGGTGCGCGTGCGCCCCGCCACGAGCGCAGCGCCTCGGTGAACCGGGCGTGCGCGTCGTCGTGACGTCCGAGCACCAGCAGCACCTCGCCGATCGCGTTGGCGGATGCCGCGACCTGCAGGACGTCACCGGCCCGTGCGCGGGCGTCGTGGCTGCGCCCGTACAGCCACAGCGCCTCCTCAAGTCGACCGGCGCGCTGCGCGTCGCGACCGAGGTCGTACAGCACGGTGCCCTGCGCGGCCAGGTCACCGAGCGCGGCAAACACCGGAAGGGCCGCGTCACGGTGGCGCGCCGCCGCGGCGTGGTCGCTCAGTGCCGTGTGCGCGCGGTCCAGCAGGTGGTACGCGTGGGCGAGCGTCGCGTCGTCGTCGGCCAGGTCCGCGAGAGCGACGGCCTGCTGGGCGTGGTCGACGGCGTCGGCCGCCCGACCCTGCCCGAGCCGGGCGGACGCGTAGCCGGCCCGGGCCTGCGCCAACAGCTCCGCCCACGTCGTGCCCGAGCAGGACGACGCCGCGGTGATCACGCGACGGTACAGCCGCAGCGCCTGCGGGAACCGTCCGGCGCCCTCATGGGTGCGCGCCCGCCGCAGCGTGACGGCCAGCTGTCCCTGCCGGCCGGGGGTGGTCGCCGCAGCGAGGTCGTACGAGCGCAGCGCACGCTCCCACTCGCCGGCGCGCTCCCAGACCTCGCCCGCCGCGACCGGTGACCGCGACCTCGGCATCCGCGATGTCCAGGCGCCTCGGCCCGCGTAGCGCCATGTCGGGCAGCTCGCCGGCGACGGCAGTGGCCCCGTGGTCCCGCGCGTGCTCGGCCGCCCGGCGCGCGGTGGCCCACGCGTCCGCCCAGCGCTCGGCCCGCTCCAGGTGCACGGGGAGCTGTGAGGCGGGTCCCGCACCCGCGCGGCCCAGGGCCTCGGCTACGAGCGCGTGCAGCTCGCGACGACGACGGAACGCGAGGCCCTCGTAGGCGACCTCGCGCACCAGCGCGTTGCGGAACGCGAAGGTGGCGCCGTCGACGGTGACGAACTCGGCCAGCCGCCGCCACCGGTCGTGCTGGTCGTGGGCCAGGCCGTGCCCAGTCAGGGTGGCGTCGAGCAGGGCTGCGTCGAACCGGTCGCCGAGCACCGACAGGTAGCGCAGCGCACGACGGTCGTCGGGGTCGAGCCCGTCGATGCGTGCGGCGATGATGGCCTCTACCGACCGCGGTAGTTCGTCTGCCTGGTCGGCCTGCGCCGAGATCAGCGCTGCGAGGAACAGTGGGTTGCCCGCCGCCTGCTCGACGAGGCGCGGCATGCGGTGGACCGGCACCGGCGTGTGTTCGGCGAGGCGGGCGGCGAGCTCGGCCGCCGTCGCTGCATCCAGCGGTGGGAGGTGCACCCGCCTCGCCGGGAAGCCACGTCCATGGTGCAGGCCGGTCACGCCACCGCGGTGGGTGATGAGCACCAGCCAGGGGTGGCCGGGCAGCATGCGCGCGAGCACGGCCGCGATGAGCTCCGCCGACGCGTCGTCGCAGTGCTCGGCATCCTCGATGACGACCACGGCGGGACCGCTCGCGACGGCGCCGAGGAGGTCGGCCACCGCCTGGTGCGTCCGCTCGCGTCGGTACCGGGCCGCGACGTCGTCGACCTGGGGTGTCCGGGCGACGTCTCCACGCACGGCGGTGGCCAGCAACGGCAGCCAGGGCATGAGGTCGGGCGCGACCGCCGTGACCGTGTCGGTCAGGGCTGTGCCCGCCTGCTCGGCCGTCGCGTCGCGCGGGATCTGCAGGATCCGCCGCAGCAGCACACCGGCCGTGTGGTACGGCGACGTCCGCTCGTAGGGGTCGCACGCCTCCTGGAGCCAGGTGACGTCGCCGCATCGGGCGCGGAGCTCGGCGCTCAACCGGGACTTGCCGACGCCGGCGTCACCGGTCACCTCGATCACGCGTCCGCGTCCGGCGCGCGCCTCGGCGACGGCCGTCTCGAGTACGGCGAGCTCGTCGTTCCGCCCGGTGAACGGCACCGACCGGTCGGCCGCCGCCGTGCTCGCGCTCACCGCGCCCTCGACGAGGCTGGCGCGCACCGGCGCGTCGTGTCCCTTGACGGTGAACGGTCGCACGGGCCGGGTCACGAACCGCCGGTGGACCTCGTCGGTGACCGCAGGCGTCGCCAGCACCCCGCCCCACGGGGCCGCGCGCATGAGCCGCGCCGCGAGGTTGGTCGCCGCGCCCATCGTCGAGTAGGTTCGACGAAACGGCGCGCCGACGGTCCCCGCGAACACGTCGCCGGCGTTGACGCCGACGCGGACCGGCAACCCGTGGTCGGCGTCGACCATGCGCCGCGCGACCCGCAGCATGCGCGCCTCGTCGTCTTCGGTCGCGTCGGGTGCCCCCGCTGTCAGCATCAGCGTGCCGCCGCCGACGGCGACGTCGGTCGCGGTCAACAGCACCCCGTACTCGTCGAGCGCCTGCATCGCCGTGGTCGTCAGCGCCTGCACCGGTGGAACGTCGCGTCGGCACCCTCGTGGGTCAGCAGGTCGTCGACCGCGCCGAAGTGGGCGAAGCACACGGTGGCGCGCCGGTGCTCCTGCTCCAGGTTGCCGAGCCGCGCCCTCAGGGGCGGCGCGATGTGGCGCGCGAGGTCGTCGACGCGGCCCGTCGGCGGCGGGCTGATCGGAGGCAGCGCGGGCACGGACCGCAGGATGTGTCCGGACCCACGACGGCCCCTGAACGTGGCGCCGTCGA from Euzebyales bacterium includes the following:
- a CDS encoding AAA family ATPase, with product MQALTTTAMQALDEYGVLLTATDVAVGGGTLMLTAGAPDATEDDEARMLRVARRMVDADHGLPVRVGVNAGDVFAGTVGAPFRRTYSTMGAATNLAARLMRAAPWGGVLATPAVTDEVHRRFVTRPVRPFTVKGHDAPVRASLVEGAVSASTAAADRSVPFTGRNDELAVLETAVAEARAGRGRVIEVTGDAGVGKSRLSAELRARCGDVTWLQEACDPYERTSPYHTAGVLLRRILQIPRDATAEQAGTALTDTVTAVAPDLMPWLPLLATAVRGDVARTPQVDDVAARYRRERTHQAVADLLGAVASGPAVVVIEDAEHCDDASAELIAAVLARMLPGHPWLVLITHRGGVTGLHHGRGFPARRVHLPPLDAATAAELAARLAEHTPVPVHRMPRLVEQAAGNPLFLAALISAQADQADELPRSVEAIIAARIDGLDPDDRRALRYLSVLGDRFDAALLDATLTGHGLAHDQHDRWRRLAEFVTVDGATFAFRNALVREVAYEGLAFRRRRELHALVAEALGRAGAGPASQLPVHLERAERWADAWATARRAAEHARDHGATAVAGELPDMALRGPRRLDIADAEVAVTGRGGRGLGARRRVGACAALVRPRCGDHPRPAGTAGRHAAAGAHP
- a CDS encoding tetratricopeptide repeat protein, with the translated sequence MITAASSCSGTTWAELLAQARAGYASARLGQGRAADAVDHAQQAVALADLADDDATLAHAYHLLDRAHTALSDHAAAARHRDAALPVFAALGDLAAQGTVLYDLGRDAQRAGRLEEALWLYGRSHDARARAGDVLQVAASANAIGEVLLVLGRHDDAHARFTEALRSWRGARAPRGVAEATCNLGVVALREGRHAEAVELLEEAADLAARVGADTLVDQAQLPLAEALLASARYVEAWEAASRMLGAASADAAGTARRLRGEAPLRTGGIVRARVELAAALEALDDPVAVAEVRGLLAESGTPAG